From Triticum aestivum cultivar Chinese Spring chromosome 4A, IWGSC CS RefSeq v2.1, whole genome shotgun sequence, a single genomic window includes:
- the LOC123082722 gene encoding uncharacterized protein — protein MATTGSTALSMKLLIDTKARRVLFAEASKDVVDFLFSLLSLPVGTAVKLLGKDSMVGSVGSLYGSVEKLDATYVQPGAAKDALLHPSVLSPAVSTKSSLLGLPGPPPPQPQAKTFYGCSLSCGCYNSGYGSGHSGTCKFYSCRTYVTGSYGTYCPSCDKQMTTEAKLVPSGVSGGQTAQAVAGVSGKGYVQGIVTYTVMDDLTVTPMSSISSITLLNTFAVKDLSALQEKTVQLGYDEGLEILKASLQSKTVLTDVFLSPARKA, from the exons TGAAGCTCCTCATCGACACCAAGGCCCGGCGCGTGCTGTTCGCGGAGGCGAGCAAGGACGTGGTGGActtcctcttctccctcctctccctgCCGGTCGGCACCGCCGTCAAGCTGCTCGGCAAGGACTCCATGGTCGGCAGCGTCGGCAGCCTCTACGGAAGCGTCGAGAAGCTCGACGCCACCTACGTCCAGCCCGGCGCCGCCAAGGACGCGCTGCTCCACCCCTCCGTCCTCTCGCCGGCGGTCAGCACCAAGAGCTCCCTCCTAGGCTTGCCGgggccgccgcctccacagccACAGGCCAAGACGTTCTATGGGTGCAGCTTGTCCTGCGGCTGTTACAATAGCGGATATGGTAGCGGCCACTCCGGTACATGCAAATTCTACAGCTGCCGGACCTACGTGACGGGCAGTTACGGCACCTACTGCCCGTCATGTGATAAGCAGATGACCACGGAGGCGAAGCTCGTGCCGTCGGGCGTGTCCGGAGGCCAGACTGCGCAGGCGGTGGCCGGCGTCAGCGGGAAGGGGTACGTGCAGGGCATCGTGACTTACACGGTGATGGACGACCTCACCGTGACGCCCATGTCCTCCATCTCCAGCATCACCCTGCTCAACACATTCGCCGTCAAGGATCTCAGCGCGCTCCAGGAGAAGACCGTGCAGCTCGGCTACGACGAG GGTCTGGAGATCCTGAAGGCGTCGCTGCAGTCCAAGACCGTCCTCACCGACGTTTTTCTGAGCCCCGCCCGCAAGGCTTGA